TTTTCGACCGGCGTGCCCGTCAACGCGACCTTCCACTGCGCGGGGATCGATGCGATCGCAGCCGATGTTTTGCTGCGGCTGTTCTTGATCGCTTGAGCTTCGTCCAGGACCAGCGTCGACCACTTCACATCCGCTAATGCATCCGCATCTCGCAGCGCCAGACCGTAGCTGCAGACGACTAAACTGCCGGGACCCACAGTCGACAAGAACTCGCTGCGGTCGGTATCGCGGTAAAGATGGACGCTCAAGTCGGGCGCAAAGCGTTCGGCTTCGCGAACCCAGTTGAACCCGACCGATGTGGGCGCGATCACCAGCGTCGGCCCCTCGCTGCTGCGATCCAAGATCACCGCCAAGGTCTGCAGCGTCTTGCCCAATCCCATGTCGTCGGCGAGGATCCCGCCGACGCCCCACTCGGCCAGTCGTCGCAGCCAGCGAAACCCATCGGTCTGGTAATCGCGGAGCGTCGCGTTGAGTCCGGCCGGCAGGACGGGCTCGAGTTTTTCGGCTCGCTCCAATCGCGTCAGGCACTGATGCCAGGCACGCGTCGCTTCGACTTGGACGTCGTTGCTCAAGAAATCACGCACCGCCGAGGCGGACGTGGCGTCGAACTTCAGCCCCTTGCGATCCTGCGTGACCGAATCGCGGAGTCCCGTCAATTTAGCTCGCAAGCCCTTTTCGATCTTCGTCCAGCCCTTGTCGCCGATCCGGACAAAGTCGCCGCGAACGCTCTCCTCCCCAGGGTTCTGGAGCGCGTTGAGCAGTTCGGCCAACGGGACCGATTCCTCGCCAAGATCGCAGTTGCCAGACAGTTGAAACCAATCGTGCTTGCGGTTGATACCGACGCTGACGTTGCTGGTCGTGACCGATCCCAGAACACGCAGCGGTTTTTCGGACGTTTTGTCCCACAGCACCTCGATCCCCGTCGATTCGAGATCTTGCAGGGATCCGACCAGCCCGATCGCCGCTTCAAAGTCGCTGATGCCGCCGTCAAACTCTCCCGGTTTCTGCCCCAATTTGCCCAGCAGAGCATCCGACGCGCGGATCTCTTCGTCGGCATCGCGTTGGAATTGCACGGGGCGGCCTTCGTGCTTTCCCGCTCTCAGCATCAAACCGGTGCCGGGGCGATGCAGGACATCCATCGCGTCGCGAACGCGGACGCCGAAGTCGAGCGATCCGGTGCTGTGCGAACGCAACAAGACGACGGGGCGACACGCGTCGGGGATGATCTGGCCGGCGACCGATTCGGGGACTTTCACGTTGATCACGCGCTGTAGATCGGCGACGCGTTTCAACAGATCCTGTTCAAACTCGACGGGGATCCGCGGCAGCTTGAGGACCGCGACAACCGTCTTCATCTGGCTCGGATGCAGGTCGCAGATGCGAATACTGGCCAAGTCGTTGCGGATGTGGACCATGCAGTCCTCGTTATACAAGAACATGTTGTTGTGCGGTTTGCTGCCGACCAACTCCAACCAACACTGCTGTTCGTCGCGGCAGAACTGGAACGTGGGGTCGAATCGGACGACCTCGGCGGGGTGCATGTTGAACAGCACGTTCGGCTGGCCGACCAATTCGCGAAGTACCGCGATCGTGTCCAGTTTCGTGCTGACGCGATAATAACTCGAATCGATTTGCACCAGCGACTGCACACGGCGGTCGGCTTCGCTGAGCGTGACCTCGAGAACGTTGAGCGTCGAGACCGATACGCGGCGTCCCTTGGTCCAGCCGTTGCCACGTTTCTTCGCCTGCTGATGGATCGCCAAGATCTCGTGATCGGTTCCCCGCGTCGAGAGATTCCAAGCGATGCGATCCTGCGACACCGATCGCGACGGTGGCAGTTGCGCGTCTTCGAGATCCAAGTCGGGCGGGGCGATCGGCAGGTCTTCGAGAATGCGTTCGATCCGCGCTCGGCTGCTGAAATCAAAGCTCCTGGGATCGAAGCTCCCCGCGGTAAACAGCCCTTGGGCGACCTGTCGGTTCAACCAACTGCGGGTGTCTCGCAATTGTTCGTAGACGTAGTCGACAAAGTGGAAGGTGTGTTCGCAGTAGCTTTTGCCCAGCGAGACGTTGCAGCTGCAAGCGATTTTTTTCCGACCGCTGCCATCGGGGATGGCCAACATCACATCGTGCCGCTCGGGCCCTTTGCGGTATTGCCCGGTGACGGTGCCGTCGGAATAGACGGCCGACACAAAAAAGGCGTGCGGCGATTCGTAGCTATCCGAATCGGTGATGCTGTCGGGAAACGAATCGAGAATATCGAGGCAGGCTTCGTACCAAGTGCGAACGCGCTCAACACCCCGCTGCACCAGCGGGTTGGTCGACGGGGGATCGTCCTGCGACCATTGCGTTTTGGTGGGGGAACCGAGTCCGCCGGAAGCTTCGCTCAGAATTTGCTTCAGCATCGACGTGGCACTGGGGGAGACCGAACCGCGAGCAGCGCGTCCGCGTTTGTTATAAGCCATCGAACAGACGCCTTTCTGTTTTGGCAGTGCGACTTCGGTTTTGACGGGACGCTGGTCGCGACAGGTCGTTCGCCGATGCGGCAGACGATCCGACGCAACGTGGCGCCGCGGACGTTATCCATGTCCCGGAATCAAAAACGGAGATGCCCTGGCGGTTGCGGGAGCGGCTGGGGAATTCTAACGAGCACGCGTTACGAGCACGAAACGCAAACGAGTGAAAACAATGTTACGAGCACGAAGCGCAAACCAGTGAGCGTGAAGAATCCACTCGCTCGCGCGTCGTGTTGGTATTCATTCACTCGCTTGCGCTTCGTGCTGGTATTTGGTTCGCTTGCGCTTCGTGTTGGTGTTTCTTACGCAACCCGCGGAGCGATCGATAGGTTCCCAGCCTGGGAGCAATTGTGACAAGCCTCTAAATATATCGCTCCAGCGCCCGCGAATGAAGCCCTTACCCACCCGCCGCAGCATCGAGGTCGCCGCGCGAGATACGAGCAATACCAGCACGAAGCGCAAGCGAGTGAATTCACACCGATACCAGCACGAAGCGCAAGCGAGTGAGCGTGCCGGGATTCACTCGCTTGCGCTTCGTGCTAGTATTGTTGGGATTTCGCTCACGATGAGGGACGCTCGATGTCGACAAGAGGGGCTTGGCGAGCGGAGACATCGATCGCTTGCGCTGTTTCGGCAAAGCTGGCCAACATCTCCTGCAACCGCTCCATCGGCAAACCGACGACGTTCGATGGGCTGCCCGAAAGGATTTGCAGCCAGTCGTTGCCATCTTGGTAGCCAAACGCACCCGCTTTGCCGACCCAACGGTCGCTGTCGAGATACGCCTCGATCGTGGCGTCGTCGATCGCTTCCATCTGCAATTGCGTGCAGCAAACGTCCAGGCTGGCCCTCTGGTCCGGCAGCGACCACAAACAAACGCCGGTGAAGACGGCGTGCTGGGTTCCTGCCAGCATCTTCAGCATCTGCCGGGCATGGTCGCGATCTTCGGGTTTGCCCAAAATTTGGCCTCGGCAAGCCGCAACGGTATCGGCGGCGATCACCATCCCTGCATCGACCTGCCGGCTGACATCTTCCGCTTTGCGAAACGCGTGCCGCGCGACAAGTTCCGGTGGCGTCTCGGAACTGCAGACGCCACATTCGACCGACGGATCGGCGGGGATCACGTCAAACGAATATCCCGCTTGTTCCATCAGTTCGCGGCGCCGCGGCGATCCGCTGGCCAACACGATCCGCGAGAAAGCGGTCTGCGGCGGTGGAGTATCACTCATCGATCGGCTGCTCTGTTACGAAGGTTCGTCGGGATCGGGGCGGTTTTCGTTGGGGGGCAACAGATCGTCGCCGGGGGATTGTGTCGATGGCGGGTTCTGCTTTGGCGGCGGAAGTTGGCCGGTCCGCATTTTCAGTTGCTTCATCGCGTTGTCGAGCGATTCGATCAGCCGCGGGATCTGCCCGGCCGCCATGTAAACGCGTGCACTGACGGCCGACTGAGGGAAGAAGCTGGTGATGAAATCGAGGCTGAACTCCGCCGCGCCGTGGCCGATCATCACGCCGTTGGCATACGCGCCGCTGAGAAGCGCGTCGTTCATTTTCAGATCGTCGTAGATCTCTTGTGGCGTCGGTCGGCGAGCATCGGCAGGGGGTTTGGGGGGATCGGCCGGTGCACCAAAGCGGTTGGTGTAGATCTCCAGGTTTTTGCGGAGCGCATCGAGAAACTGGGGCAGAACCGGATGGGGCAGCACAACGCGGGTGGCCACACGGTGGGGACGGGAGATGTTCTGCACGAAATCGAGGACAAACTCGGTCGGGCCGGTGACAACGATCGCGCCGGTCGAAAAGACCCCTTCGCCAACGTGATCTGGAATTCGGGCCCGCAGGTTTTGACCACCTTCAACAGGTGCGGGTTGATCTTCAGACGGATTATCGTTCATCGGTGCCTGCCACAATGGGAAGAGAGAGTCTATCGCGACCATATACCTATATATACGCCAAAATCGACGATCCCATTCGGTGCGGAATCAGCCGGTCGCCGCTGTAATGTAGCGGAATTGTCCGCCAGGGAAAGACAATGGGGGGGCTCAAGCGCATCGGCGCTGCCGTGGGGGATCCACAGCGGGCAATAACGTAGCGGGGACGGAGCGATCCGCCGCTCGCTGCCGATCTGCCAAACTGGCACCACGGTCTCGGAGGGGGGTGGTTGGATGTGGAGCGATATTGCGTAAAGCCTTGCATGATAGCGTTTTGCAATTAATCAAAGCGGTTTGGCACACATCTTGCTCTTAAGGGGAGCTTCAGTGGCGGGCTGCCACTCTGCGCGACCGGACTCCCATGAGCCGCGTGCGACGAATGGCAGCCTGGCACTGCAGCGATATCACCGTTCACATTTTTTATGGGTCGGTTGGGCCTGACGGCTTGGCGACTCGGACACAATGACGTTCACAGGAGAGACACGACGTGGCAAAACAGATCGTGTTTGATGACGATGCGAGACAACCGCTCTTGGCGGGAGCCGCAAAATTGGCGCGTGCGGTTCGCAGTACGTTGGGCCCTCGTGGTCGCAACGCAGTGTTGGACAAAGGTTGGGGTTCGCCCAAGGTGACCAAGGACGGTGTAACCGTTGCTGAGGACATCGATCTGGACGACGCCAACGAAAACCTGGGTGCCCAGTTGATCAAAGAGGCGGCCAGCAAAACCAACGACGTCGCTGGCGACGGAACCACCACGGCGACCGTGTTGGCCGAAGCAATCTTCCGCGAAGGGCTGAAGATGGAAGCGTCCGGAGCCGACCCGATGGCGCTCAGCCGTGGGATCGCCAAGGCGGTCGACATGGTCACCGCTGCAATCCAGAAGCTGTCGACCCCAATCAGCGAAAAGAGCAAGGCGGAGATCCGCCAAGTTGCGACGATCGCTGGTAACAACGATCCCGAAATCGGCCGCGTTTTGGCCGACGCATTTGCCAAAGTTGGCAAAGATGGCGTGATCACCGTCGAAGAAGGTCGATCCAACGAGACGACCGTCGACGTTGTCGAAGGGATGCAGTTCGACCGCGGTTTCCTGTCGCCACACTTTGTCACCAACCAAGACGAAGTCACTGTTGAACTGGAAAACTGCTTGGTCTTGATCTTCGAAGAGAAGATCAGCGGCAACAAGAAGATGATTCCGTTGTTGGAAGCAGTCAGCAAATCGAAGAAGCCTTTGCTGATCATCGCTGAAGACGTCGAAGGCGAAGCGTTGGCGACTTTGGTCGTTAACAAGATGCGTGGCATCTTAAACGTCTGTGCCGTCAAGGCTCCTGGCTATGGCGACCGTCGCAAGGCGATCCTCGGCGACATCGCCGTTCTGACCGGCGCTCAACCGATCTTCAAGGATCTGGGCATCGATCTGGAAAACGTCAAACTGGACGATCTGGGAACCGTTAAGAAGGTTAAGATCACCAGCGAAGATTGCACGATGGTTGGCGGTGCTGGCGGCAAGGATAAGATCGCCGCTCGCGTTGCTCAAATCCGCAACGAAATCTCGCTGACCGACAGCGATTACGATCGCGAAAAGCTGCAAGAACGCTTGGCCAAACTGGCCGGTGGCGTTGCACAAATCAGCGTCGGTGCAGCAACCGAAACTGAAATGAAAGAACGCAAAGCGCTGATCGACGATGCCCGCGCGGCAACGCAAGCGGCTTTGGAAGAAGGAATCGTGCCCGGCGGTGGCGTCGCGCTGATCCGGTGCGAAAAGCACCTTCTGAAGTTGGAAGAGTCGACCGAAGGAGACGAAAAACTGGGCGTTCGGATCATCCGCAACGTCTTGGACAAGCCTCTGCGTGCGATCGCTGGCAACGCGGGTCTCGAAGGTGGCGTGGTTGTCAATCGCGTTCGCAACCTGAAGGACAAGAACGAAGGCTACGATGCCAATTCGGACAAGTATGTCGACATGATCAAGGCCGGAATCATCGATCCCGCCAAGGTCGTGCGTACTTCGCTGTCCAACGCGGCGAGCGTTGCTTCGCTGCTGCTGACGACCGAATCGTTGATCACCGAAATTCCTGTCGAGGAAGAAGCGGGTGACGACCATCACCACGACCATGGAATGGGTGGCATGGGCGGAATGCCAGGAATGGGTGGCATGGGCGGAATGCCAGGCATGGGCGGAATGGGTGGCATGCCAGGCATGATGTAAGCCGGCCCTTTTCCGGAAGTCCGGGGACTACGCATCTGCAGTATCCCCGGACGGCTCGTTCAATCTCAAAAACAAAAACTCAATAAAACATATCAGTTAGGAAGCTATACAGATGGCAAAGATCAACATTCGTCCTTTGGATGACCGCATCGTCGTTCAACCTGCATCGGCAGAAGAGACCACCGCTGGTGGAATCGTGCTCCCCGATTCGGCTCAAGAAAAACCACAGCGTGGAACCGTCGTCGCAGTGGGTCCTGGCAAGTTGTTGGACAGCGGCAGCCGCGGTGAGTTGACCGTTGCGATCGGCGACGTCGTGATCTACGGTCGTTACGGCGGCAGCGAGATCGAAGTCGATGGCCAAGAGCTGAAGATTCTTCGCGAAAGCGACATCTTGGCGAAGGTTGTCTGAACCGATTCCAATGCCCCGGCAGGCTGTTGAGTCTGTCGGTTGAAACCGCTGTCGCAGACCGGTCGTCTGCGATTCGGAACCTCGGGCAGGAACATAACTGCCCGTCTCCAATAAAACGAACATTCACCGCAACGCTTAAGGACACAATACCGTGGCAAAGCAATTGCTTTTTGATGATCACGCCCGAGCGCGCATGCTCGCAGGTGTTGATAAATTGGCCCAAGCTGTCGCGATCACGATGGGCCCGACCGGCCGCAACGTAATCATCGACAAATCGTTTGGCGGGCCGACCGTTACCAAAGATGGTGTAACGGTTGCCAAAGAAGTCGATCTCGAAGATCGTTTCGAAAACATGGGCTGCAAGTTGGTCGTCGAAGTCGCTCAAAAGACCAGCGACTTGGCGGGCGACGGAACCACCACGGCGACCGTGTTGGCGCGAGCGATCTTCAAGGAAGGTCTTCGCAACATCGTTGCCGGCAGCAACCCGACTGCGATTCGTCGCGGTATCGAGCGCGCCGTCGAAGCGGCTTCGGCCAAGCTGCACGAAATGGGTCGTCCCGTCAGCAGCAAGGATCAAGTTGCCAGCGTCGGCGCGATCAGTGCGAACAACGACAACGAAATCGGCGGCCTGTTGGCTGACGCGTTGGAGCGTGTTGGCAAAGACGGCGTGATCACTGTCGAAGAAGGCAAGACTCGGGAAACCGAAGTCTCCTACGTCGACGGCATGCAGTTCGACAAGGGCTTCGTTTCGCCTTACTTCATCACCGATCCGGGCACGATGGAAGCCAACCTGGAAAACGCGTTGGTGCTGTTGTACGAAAAGAAGATCAGCAACATTCGCGACCTGGTTCCAATCCTGGAAAAGTCGGCGCAAAGCGGTCAACCTTTGATGATCATCGCCGAAGATGTCGATGCCGAAGCACTGACTCTGTTGGTTGTCAACAAGCTGCGTGGCACGTTGAACGTTTGTGCTGTGAAGGCACCTGGGTTCGGCGATCGCCGCAAAGCCATGTTGGGCGACATCGCGGTTCTGACCGGCGGTACGCTGATCAGCGAAGACCTGGGCATCCAGCTGGAAAACATCACGCTGGAACACCTGGGCCGCGCCAAGAAGGTCACTGTCGACAAGAACGCGACAACCATCGTCGAAGGTGGCGGCAAGCGTGCCGACATCGACAAGCGTGTTTCGCAGATCCGTGCTCAGATTGAACAGACCGACAGCGAATACGATAAAGAGAAGTTCCAAGAGCGATTGGCCAAGTTGGCTGGTGGCGTTGCGATCGTCAGCGTCGGTGCTGAAACCGAAGCGGACATGAAGCAAAAGAAGGCTCGCGTCGAAGATGCGTTGCACGCGACCCGCGCGGCTGTCGAAGAAGGCATCCTGCCCGGCGGTGGCGTTGCTTTGGTTCGCTGCAAGCAAGCGGTCGAAGATTGCAAGAAGGGTGCGAAGGCCGACGAAAAGATCGGCGTCGACATCGTCTTGCACGCGTTGGATGCTCCAATGCGTCAGATCGCCGACAACGGCGGAATCGACGGCAGCGTTGTCGTCGACACCGTGGAACAAATGAAAGAGAACCACGGCTACAACGCTTACACCGGCGAATATGGCGACATGTTCACTTACGGTGTGATCGATCCTGTCAAGGTGACTCGCACGGCGCTCGCCAACGCGGCTAGCATCGCGGGTCTGTTGTTGACGACCGAAGCATTGGTCACCAACTTCGACCAAGAGGACAAGGACAAGCGTACGGTAGAAGGCGTCGTCTCGTAACGAGCGACGGATTCGACCGATTTAGCGACAGCACAGGGCCACTTCCGCACTCTATCGGTAGTGGCCCTGTTTATTGCAGCAGAGACGACGGGATCATCGGATGGCCGGAAAACGCGACTATTACGAAGTATTGAGTGTCAGCAAAGAAGCTGGCAAAGTAGAGATCGACAAGGCTTACCGGCGGTTGGCGATCAAATACCATCCCGATACGAATCGTAACGACGAAAACGCCGTCGAACTATTCAAAGAGGTCAGCGAAGCCTACGAGGTCTTGAGCGACCAAACCAAACGGGCTCGTTACGATCAATACGGCCACGCTGGTTTGGGCGGTGGCGGTCCACAATTCAATGACGTCGAGGATATCTTCGAAGCCTTCGGCGATATGTTCGGCGGATCGTTTGGCGATATGTTTGGTGGCGGCCGTGGCGGTCGTCGCAAACGCGTCCGACGTGGCGGCGACGTCCGTTGCGATGTCACGCTGACTCTGGAAGAGGCGGCTAGCGGAGTTCGCAAAGAGGTGAAGTTCCGCCGTCGCGTGGCTTGCACCGGATGCGACGGATCGGGCGCGGCCAAGGGAAGTGAACCGCAACCCTGCGTCGCTTGTGGCGGTGTCGGCCAAGTGATCCAATCGGCCGGCATTCTGCGTGTGCAGACTTCGTGTCCGCATTGCGGCGGAGCGGGTAAAGTGATCCGCGATCCATGCCAGAGTTGCCGCGGGCAAGGGCTCGAAGAACGTCAGGTCAGTCTGGACGTCGATATCCCAGCGGGTGTCGACGACGGAATGCGGGTGCGAATCACGGGCGAAGGGGAAGCGAGCCCCGATGGCGGACCAGCCGGCGATGCCTATTGCTTTGTCAGCGTTGTCGAGCATTCGCTCTTCCAACGCGACGGTTCGAATCTGATCCTTCAGTTGCCGATCGGGTATTCGCAGGCCGTCCTGGGGGCAGAGCTGGACGTGCCAACGCTCGACGGACGCGAAACGCTGACGATTCAAAAGGGAACGCGCAGCGGTGAGGTTTATCGGTTGCGAGGTCGCGGAATGCCCGATCCTCGCGGCGGTCGCCGAGGTGATCTGTTGGTGCAAACCTTCATCGAAGTCCCCAAGAAAGTGAACGAGCATCAGGAAAAATTGCTCCGCCAGCTCGCCGAACTCGACGAGGAGCATGTGATGCCCGAACGCAAATCGTTTTTGGACAAGATCAAGACATTTTTTGAACCCGAGGAATCGGACGCTTAACCGGAACACGCTCGACCGGCCAATGGCGTTCCCACGTCGCGCAATCGCGGTGTCGGAACGGTAGCGTGCGATGGATTTGGTGCCTCAGATTTACGTTGCACTCAATACATTAGACAGGATGCTCGCCCACTATGAATAATCAAGAATCGAACGAAAACATCGACAACACCGAAACCCCAAACGACGATGTCGGATTCGACGCAACGTCCGAAGCGGGCGTCAACGACGACGCGTTGGAAGCGGTCGCGGGTGAAATCGGTGGCGACAGCAGCGAGCCATCGTTGGAAGTCCAACTGGCTCAAGCGAACGATCAAATTTTGAAATTGCATGCCGAACTGGAGAACGTTCGCAAACGGATTCGTCGCGAAGCGGATGAACAAATTCGTTTCGCATCGCTCCCTTTGATGCACGACCTGTTGGGCGTATTCGATAACCTGCGACGCGCGATCGAAGCGGCTGAAACCTCGCAATCGACCGAAGGGTTGACCGAAGGTGTGCAGATGGTTGCGAAGCAATTTGTCGACACGTTGGGGAAATTCCATTGCACTCCGATCCCAGCGTTGGGCGAAACGTTCGACCCCCATGTTCATGAAGCGATCTCGCAAATGCCCAGCGACGAATATCCCGCTGGCAGCGTGATGATCGAAGCGACGCGCGGCTTCCAGCTGCACGATCGCGTCGTCCGGCCCAGCCAGGTTGTCGTCAGCACGGGCAATTAGCGGCGGGTTTGCCTCGATCGCCCGAGAGCGATTGTGTGGCCGTTCGAATCGCTCCGCCGGATCAGGTTATGAGACCTGCGGCGGATCGGTGACTTTGTCTATCAACTATTTTCAGGAACCAATGAATGCCAACCTACGATTACGAATGCGATGCGTGTGGTCACGAGTTTGAGCATTTTCAAGGGATCAATGATCCGCATTTGAAGAAGTGCCCCGAGTGCAAGAAGTTGAAGTTGCGACGGTTGTTTGGCACCGGTGCCGCCGTCGTGTTCAAAGGCTCTGGTTTCTATCAGACCGATTACCGCAGCGAGTCCTACAAGAAGGGAGCCGCGGCGGACAAGAAGAGCAGCAAGCCCAAGTCGGAATCGAAATCGAGCGACAAATCCGCCTCGGCGAAATCGACTGCGAAGCCCAAGAAGGCATCCGATTGATCGGGACGGAGCGATCGTCCCCCCTTGGACCCCAGTTTTGTCAAGCGTAGGCCGCCGCGTAAAGTGGCGGCAGTCCGGTGTGGTATCGCGGGGTGGGACTGATAGAATCGAGAGGCCGGGAATACCGGTAAACCGCAACCGCTCGCCGAGGCCTCTCCTGCCATGTCTTTAACCAACGAGAACGACCAGCTGACAGATCCCGATGCAGCCGCCCAGTGGCTGCAGTCGCTGGGGGTAGAGGATCCTCAGCAGGGTCTGCAATCGCTCGCTTCGATTCGCCGCGGCGGTTTGAATGACGAGATGTTCGGTTTTCTGTGCAGCCAATTGGCTAGCCATCTTCCCGATGCCAGCGACCGCGACAGTGCGCTGGCAAATCTGGATCGCTTCATCGCCGCATCGCGAAGCCCCCAGTCTTTGGTGGCGCTCTTCGAACGCGACCCCAACGCTTTCCCAACCCTACTGCGGATCTTTTCGACCAGCCAATATCTGGCCGACCAATTGGTCCGCGCCCCCGATTCTTTCGATCAGGTGCGGATTACCGATGGCCAACCGGTCGCTTACCAAGTTCTGATCGACGATCTGTTGCACGATCTCCGGTCCGCTCGCGATGAAGAGGCGGTGATGCGGGTATTGCGACTTTACAAGCAGCGTGAAACGCTGCGGATCGCGTATGGCGACTTCATCCGCGAAGCGCCGCTTGAACGGGTCACGCAACAGATATCTTTTCTCGCCGATGCGATCACGCAAGGTGCGGTCATTGCGGCGCAGCGGTTGTTGGAAGATGTTCGCGGATTTCCGGTGCGGCACGATGGAACGCGAGCCCGTTTGGTCGTGTTGGCCCTCGGCAAATTGGGCGGTTCCGAACTGAACTACAGCAGCGACATCGATCTGATGTTCTTGTGCGATGAAGCGGAAAAGACCAACGGGACGCGGTCGATACCTGCGACCGAATATTTCGATCGCTTGACGCGGATGATCATCCGGTTGCTTGGCGAACCGACGGAACTTGGCGCCGCCTATCGGGTCGATCTTCGGATTCGTCCCTTTGGAGAAAACGGACCGCCGGTTTCCGATCTGGCTTCGGCCGTTCGATATTACGGCACCAGCGGCAGAACCTGGGATCGCCAAGCGCTGATCAAAGCGAGGCCGATCGCGGGCGATCTCGATCTAGGGACGGAGTTTCTGACGGCGCTGAAGCCTTGGATCTACCGGACCTTTCTCAGCCGAGCCGATATCGCGGGGATTCGGCACATCAAGCGGCGGATCGAAAAACGGGCCAAGCGAGCTGGCGACGAAGCGCGGAACGTAAAAACCGGCCATGGTGGAATTCGCGATATCGAATTCTCG
Above is a genomic segment from Rosistilla ulvae containing:
- the groL gene encoding chaperonin GroEL (60 kDa chaperone family; promotes refolding of misfolded polypeptides especially under stressful conditions; forms two stacked rings of heptamers to form a barrel-shaped 14mer; ends can be capped by GroES; misfolded proteins enter the barrel where they are refolded when GroES binds); its protein translation is MAKQLLFDDHARARMLAGVDKLAQAVAITMGPTGRNVIIDKSFGGPTVTKDGVTVAKEVDLEDRFENMGCKLVVEVAQKTSDLAGDGTTTATVLARAIFKEGLRNIVAGSNPTAIRRGIERAVEAASAKLHEMGRPVSSKDQVASVGAISANNDNEIGGLLADALERVGKDGVITVEEGKTRETEVSYVDGMQFDKGFVSPYFITDPGTMEANLENALVLLYEKKISNIRDLVPILEKSAQSGQPLMIIAEDVDAEALTLLVVNKLRGTLNVCAVKAPGFGDRRKAMLGDIAVLTGGTLISEDLGIQLENITLEHLGRAKKVTVDKNATTIVEGGGKRADIDKRVSQIRAQIEQTDSEYDKEKFQERLAKLAGGVAIVSVGAETEADMKQKKARVEDALHATRAAVEEGILPGGGVALVRCKQAVEDCKKGAKADEKIGVDIVLHALDAPMRQIADNGGIDGSVVVDTVEQMKENHGYNAYTGEYGDMFTYGVIDPVKVTRTALANAASIAGLLLTTEALVTNFDQEDKDKRTVEGVVS
- the dnaJ gene encoding molecular chaperone DnaJ, encoding MAGKRDYYEVLSVSKEAGKVEIDKAYRRLAIKYHPDTNRNDENAVELFKEVSEAYEVLSDQTKRARYDQYGHAGLGGGGPQFNDVEDIFEAFGDMFGGSFGDMFGGGRGGRRKRVRRGGDVRCDVTLTLEEAASGVRKEVKFRRRVACTGCDGSGAAKGSEPQPCVACGGVGQVIQSAGILRVQTSCPHCGGAGKVIRDPCQSCRGQGLEERQVSLDVDIPAGVDDGMRVRITGEGEASPDGGPAGDAYCFVSVVEHSLFQRDGSNLILQLPIGYSQAVLGAELDVPTLDGRETLTIQKGTRSGEVYRLRGRGMPDPRGGRRGDLLVQTFIEVPKKVNEHQEKLLRQLAELDEEHVMPERKSFLDKIKTFFEPEESDA
- a CDS encoding nucleotide exchange factor GrpE, with translation MNNQESNENIDNTETPNDDVGFDATSEAGVNDDALEAVAGEIGGDSSEPSLEVQLAQANDQILKLHAELENVRKRIRREADEQIRFASLPLMHDLLGVFDNLRRAIEAAETSQSTEGLTEGVQMVAKQFVDTLGKFHCTPIPALGETFDPHVHEAISQMPSDEYPAGSVMIEATRGFQLHDRVVRPSQVVVSTGN
- a CDS encoding FmdB family zinc ribbon protein, coding for MPTYDYECDACGHEFEHFQGINDPHLKKCPECKKLKLRRLFGTGAAVVFKGSGFYQTDYRSESYKKGAAADKKSSKPKSESKSSDKSASAKSTAKPKKASD